In Amycolatopsis methanolica 239, a single genomic region encodes these proteins:
- the efeO gene encoding iron uptake system protein EfeO — translation MTLRKTPLAAAGLAALLVLSACSGGDQNAAAGGPITVEATDSACTVSATTANAGNVTFEVTNKGTKVTEFYLYAEGDRIMGEVENIAPGLTRKLTVEVPDAGAYQTACKPGMTGDGIRGAFTVTGGAARQADANTKLGDATKSYATYVASQSDALLTETRKFADAVKSGNVDDAKARYAPTRVYYERIEPVAEKFGDLDPAIDVREADLEEGQQFTGFHRLEKDLWVTGLQDDTAQVADKLVADVTTLVTQAKAIQLTPLDLANGAKELLDEVATGKITGEEEIFSHTDLWDFQANLDGSEAAIQALRPVLAERDPQLVSEVDAQFKNVQTLLDAQRAGDGFKYYTELSQDQIREFASAVDALSEPLSRTAEVVAQ, via the coding sequence GTGACCTTGCGCAAGACCCCACTCGCCGCCGCGGGACTCGCCGCGCTGCTCGTGCTGTCCGCCTGCTCCGGCGGTGACCAGAACGCCGCGGCGGGCGGCCCGATCACCGTCGAGGCCACCGACAGCGCGTGCACCGTGTCGGCGACGACCGCGAACGCGGGCAACGTGACGTTCGAGGTGACCAACAAGGGCACCAAGGTCACCGAGTTCTACCTCTACGCCGAGGGCGACCGGATCATGGGCGAGGTCGAGAACATCGCACCGGGGCTGACCCGGAAGCTGACCGTCGAGGTGCCGGATGCCGGCGCCTACCAGACCGCGTGCAAGCCGGGCATGACCGGGGACGGCATCCGCGGCGCGTTCACCGTCACCGGTGGCGCCGCGCGCCAGGCCGACGCGAACACCAAGCTGGGCGACGCCACCAAGAGCTACGCCACCTACGTGGCCAGCCAGAGCGACGCGCTGCTGACCGAGACGCGGAAGTTCGCCGATGCCGTCAAGTCCGGCAACGTCGACGACGCCAAGGCCCGCTACGCGCCGACCCGCGTGTACTACGAGCGAATCGAGCCGGTCGCGGAGAAGTTCGGCGACCTCGACCCGGCCATCGACGTCCGCGAGGCCGACCTCGAAGAGGGTCAGCAGTTCACCGGCTTCCACCGGCTGGAGAAGGACCTGTGGGTCACCGGGCTGCAGGACGACACCGCGCAGGTCGCCGACAAGCTCGTCGCCGACGTGACCACCCTGGTGACGCAGGCGAAGGCCATCCAGCTCACGCCGCTCGACCTGGCCAACGGCGCCAAGGAACTGCTCGACGAGGTCGCCACCGGCAAGATCACCGGCGAGGAGGAGATCTTCTCGCACACCGACCTGTGGGACTTCCAGGCCAACCTGGACGGCTCCGAGGCCGCGATCCAGGCGCTGCGGCCCGTGCTGGCCGAACGCGACCCGCAGTTGGTGTCCGAAGTGGACGCCCAGTTCAAGAACGTCCAGACCCTGCTCGACGCGCAGCGCGCGGGCGACGGGTTCAAGTACTACACCGAGCTGTCCCAGGACCAGATCCGCGAGTTCGCCTCGGCCGTGGACGCGCTGAGCGAACCGCTGAGCAGGACCGCGGAGGTTGTCGCGCAATGA
- the efeB gene encoding iron uptake transporter deferrochelatase/peroxidase subunit, translating into MTQVSRRRLLGIAGAGVALAGAGAAAGAGIDHALSAPEAQAAPEIVPFHGEHQAGIVTPAQEHLHFAALDVTTKDRAKLVSLLRKWTDAARRMTAGQEVVQGGAVGGAGAAPPGDTGEALDLPAASLTLTIGFGPSLFDDRFGLAGKRPAALADLPAFPKDNLDPARSGGDLCIQACANDPQVAVHAVRNLVRIGFGTTEVRWSQLGFGRSASTSTSQVTPRNLFGFKDGTNNLKAEDPAALAQHVWVAPGDGPDWMAGGSYLVARRIRMHIETWDRTSLDEQERIVGRAKGTGAPLGQSAEFDPVDLHVGGADGEPLIATDAHIRLASAENLNGARILRRGYNFVDGSDGVGHLEAGLFFICFNRDPRTQFVPMQKALSAKDSMMEYVEHTGSALFAVPPGVTETGYWGESLFA; encoded by the coding sequence ATGACGCAGGTGTCCCGCCGTCGGCTGCTGGGGATCGCAGGTGCCGGCGTCGCCCTCGCCGGAGCCGGCGCGGCGGCCGGCGCCGGGATCGATCACGCGCTGTCGGCCCCGGAAGCGCAGGCTGCACCGGAGATCGTGCCGTTCCACGGCGAGCACCAGGCCGGGATCGTCACCCCCGCGCAGGAACACCTGCACTTCGCCGCGCTCGACGTGACGACGAAGGACCGGGCGAAGCTGGTTTCGTTGCTGCGCAAGTGGACCGACGCCGCCCGCCGGATGACCGCCGGGCAGGAAGTGGTCCAGGGTGGCGCGGTGGGCGGTGCGGGTGCCGCGCCGCCGGGCGACACCGGCGAGGCGCTCGACCTGCCCGCGGCGTCGCTGACCCTGACGATCGGGTTCGGCCCGTCACTGTTCGACGACCGCTTCGGGCTCGCGGGCAAGCGGCCGGCCGCGCTGGCCGACCTGCCCGCGTTCCCCAAGGACAACCTGGACCCGGCCCGGAGCGGCGGTGATCTCTGCATCCAGGCGTGCGCGAACGACCCGCAGGTCGCCGTGCACGCGGTGCGCAACCTGGTGCGGATCGGGTTCGGCACCACCGAGGTGCGCTGGTCGCAGCTCGGGTTCGGGCGCAGCGCCTCGACGTCGACGTCGCAGGTGACGCCGCGGAACCTGTTCGGCTTCAAGGACGGGACGAACAACCTCAAGGCCGAGGACCCGGCCGCGCTGGCGCAGCACGTGTGGGTGGCGCCGGGCGACGGCCCGGACTGGATGGCTGGCGGCAGCTACCTGGTCGCGCGGCGCATCCGCATGCACATCGAGACGTGGGACCGGACGTCGCTGGACGAGCAGGAGCGCATCGTCGGCCGCGCGAAGGGCACCGGGGCGCCGCTCGGACAGTCCGCCGAGTTCGACCCGGTCGACCTGCACGTCGGCGGCGCGGACGGCGAACCGCTGATCGCCACGGACGCCCACATCCGGCTGGCGTCGGCGGAGAACCTGAACGGCGCCCGGATCCTGCGCCGCGGCTACAACTTCGTCGACGGCTCCGACGGCGTCGGGCACCTCGAAGCGGGCCTGTTCTTCATCTGCTTCAACCGCGACCCGCGCACCCAGTTCGTGCCGATGCAGAAGGCGTTGTCGGCGAAGGACTCGATGATGGAGTACGTCGAACACACCGGCTCGGCGCTGTTCGCGGTTCCGCCCGGCGTGACCGAGACCGGCTACTGGGGCGAATCGCTGTTCGCCTGA
- a CDS encoding MazG family protein produces MTVVLLPYPDAGIPPAAVPFLRSAHAVYASGIDGELADLLGAKPAPDDLAAEPGPVVLFAADAADPAVEALVRAGSRVIAQPSGAGLVEAAKVMDRLRSPGGCPWDAEQTHDSLRQYLVEETYELLDAIEEGDRAALREELGDVLLQVLFHARVAAEDAKDPFDVDAVASALVAKLVGRHPHVFTDAERVHTAAHQQVRWEELKQAEKRRESSVDGVALGQPAVALAGKLGQRTGRAGLPADLFPGGDSPAEQLFRLAASARRSGVDPEGELRAVAKRFAADVRAAEKAARAAGLDPAAMDADAWRAHWPQANSDSPQ; encoded by the coding sequence GTGACGGTCGTGCTCCTGCCCTACCCGGACGCCGGGATCCCGCCGGCCGCCGTGCCGTTCCTGCGTAGCGCGCACGCCGTGTACGCGTCCGGGATCGACGGTGAGCTGGCCGACCTGCTGGGCGCGAAGCCGGCGCCGGACGATCTGGCCGCCGAGCCGGGCCCGGTGGTGCTGTTCGCCGCGGACGCCGCGGATCCCGCGGTGGAGGCCCTGGTGCGGGCCGGTTCGCGGGTGATCGCCCAGCCCTCCGGCGCGGGTCTGGTCGAGGCCGCGAAGGTGATGGACCGGCTGCGCTCCCCGGGCGGGTGCCCGTGGGACGCCGAGCAGACCCACGACTCGCTGCGGCAGTACCTGGTCGAGGAGACCTACGAGCTGCTGGACGCGATCGAGGAGGGCGACCGCGCCGCGCTGCGCGAGGAGCTGGGCGACGTGCTGCTCCAGGTGCTCTTCCACGCGCGGGTGGCCGCCGAGGACGCCAAGGACCCGTTCGACGTGGACGCGGTGGCGTCCGCTCTGGTCGCGAAGCTGGTCGGGCGGCACCCGCACGTGTTCACCGACGCCGAGCGCGTGCACACCGCGGCGCACCAGCAGGTGCGCTGGGAGGAGCTGAAGCAGGCCGAGAAGCGTCGCGAGTCCAGTGTGGACGGTGTGGCGCTCGGGCAGCCCGCGGTGGCGCTGGCGGGGAAGCTGGGGCAGCGCACCGGCCGCGCCGGCCTGCCCGCGGACCTGTTCCCCGGTGGCGATTCGCCCGCCGAGCAGCTGTTCCGGCTGGCCGCCTCCGCGCGGCGGTCAGGGGTCGACCCGGAGGGCGAGCTGCGCGCGGTGGCGAAGCGGTTCGCGGCGGACGTGCGGGCGGCGGAGAAGGCGGCCAGGGCGGCCGGCCTGGACCCGGCGGCGATGGACGCCGACGCGTGGCGGGCCCACTGGCCTCAGGCGAACAGCGATTCGCCCCAGTAG
- a CDS encoding GNAT family N-acetyltransferase: MVTRNEEKSRYEIFVEDKLGGFAEYRERGDNVIFTHTEIDDAFAGRGLGSKLAKGAIADVVERGKTIVPLCPFIAAYLRKHPEHDAHVRWPQGQ, from the coding sequence GTGGTCACGCGGAACGAAGAGAAGAGCCGCTACGAAATCTTCGTCGAGGACAAGCTGGGCGGGTTCGCCGAGTACCGCGAGCGCGGCGACAACGTGATCTTCACGCACACCGAGATCGACGACGCGTTCGCCGGCCGGGGCCTCGGCTCGAAGCTCGCCAAGGGGGCCATCGCGGACGTGGTGGAGCGCGGCAAGACCATCGTGCCGCTGTGCCCGTTCATCGCGGCGTACCTGCGCAAGCACCCCGAGCACGACGCGCACGTGCGGTGGCCGCAGGGGCAGTGA
- the mfd gene encoding transcription-repair coupling factor — MSDPQLSGLLSAVLPDPALRAVIERAGAPLLELSGATATRQLVVAALASDAGAGRPVLAVTATGREAEELTAALASLIGADAVADFPSWETLPHERLSPRADTVGRRLDVLHRLHTDRAPRVVVATVRSLIQPMAPGLGSLAPVELRVGEEEEFEPLLERLVELAYTRVDMVEKRGEFAVRGGILDIFPPTADHPYRVEFWGDEVSEVRAFAVSDQRSLPGELSSVHAPPCRELLLTPDVKARAGELAEQYEADAQLAEMLTKLAGGIPVEGMEALIPVLCEGELELLTDAMPEGTHVVLADPEKIRARAADLVRTGQEFLEASWMSAAGGGQAPIDLGASAYRNLEEVAKHAGETGRPWWTLSQLTSEDADVIRIGVEASPAYRGDLERAVTDLRAHLAADGTAVLVVAGHGTAARAVEQLSTAGISATHAADGLLDQPAPGIVTVACGGLAEGFVAPELRLVVLTEADLTGRGATAGSATRDLGTKMPSRRRNAVDPLALRPGDYVVHDQHGIGRFVEMVQRTVGGATREYLVLEYASSKRGHPGDRLYVPSDQLDEVSRYVGGELPTLNKLGGSDWKNTKAKARKAVKEIAAELVQLYAARQASPGHAFGADTPWQRELEDAFPFTETNDQLAAIDEVKADMERGVPMDRVICGDVGYGKTEIAVRAAFKAVQDGKQVAVLVPTTLLAQQHLNTFAGRMASFPVTIKGLSRFTDKIEAEATLAGLADGTVDIVIGTHRLLQTGIRYKDLGLVIVDEEQRFGVEHKEHIKALRTHVDVLTMSATPIPRTLEMSLAGIREMSTILTPPEDRHPILTYVGAYDDKQVAAAIRRELLRDGQVFYVHNRVSSIEKAARRIRELVPEARVVTAHGQMNEEKLEKIIQGFWEREYDVLVCTTIVETGLDISNANTLIVERGDLLGLAQLHQLRGRVGRGRERGYAYFLYPPENPLTETAHDRLATIAQNTELGAGMAVAMKDLEIRGAGNILGAEQSGHIAGVGFDLYVRLVGEAVDVFRRSAGEAPAEEEELREVRVDLPVDAHIPHDYVPGERLRLEAYRKIAAAVDDDELRAVEEELIDRYGQPPAPVQRLLAVARFRHVCRSAGVTEVSAQGNNIRFAPLELMDSQMVRLKRLYPKANYKAAMRMVTVPKPTEGPAGGRMGAPALRDDALLDWCTKLLVNLTKKPAPVG, encoded by the coding sequence GTGTCCGACCCGCAGTTGTCCGGCCTGCTCTCCGCCGTCCTGCCCGACCCCGCCCTGCGCGCGGTGATCGAGCGGGCCGGCGCGCCCCTGCTGGAGCTCTCCGGCGCCACGGCCACCCGCCAGCTGGTGGTCGCCGCGCTGGCGTCCGACGCCGGGGCGGGCCGCCCGGTGCTGGCCGTCACCGCCACCGGCCGCGAGGCCGAGGAGCTGACGGCCGCGCTCGCGAGCCTGATCGGCGCCGACGCGGTGGCCGACTTCCCGTCCTGGGAGACGCTGCCGCACGAACGGCTGTCCCCGCGCGCGGACACCGTCGGCCGCCGCCTGGACGTGCTGCACCGCCTGCACACCGACCGCGCCCCGCGCGTGGTGGTGGCCACGGTCCGCAGCCTGATCCAGCCGATGGCGCCGGGGCTGGGCAGCCTCGCGCCGGTCGAACTGCGCGTCGGCGAGGAGGAGGAGTTCGAGCCGCTGCTGGAGCGGCTCGTCGAGCTGGCCTACACGCGCGTGGACATGGTCGAGAAGCGCGGCGAGTTCGCCGTCCGCGGCGGCATCCTGGACATCTTCCCGCCGACGGCCGACCACCCGTACCGCGTCGAGTTCTGGGGCGACGAGGTCAGCGAGGTCCGCGCGTTCGCGGTGTCGGACCAGCGGTCGCTGCCCGGCGAGCTGTCCTCCGTCCACGCCCCGCCGTGCCGGGAGCTGCTGCTCACGCCGGACGTGAAGGCCCGCGCCGGCGAGCTGGCCGAGCAGTACGAGGCCGACGCGCAGCTCGCCGAGATGCTCACCAAGCTGGCGGGCGGCATCCCGGTCGAGGGCATGGAGGCCCTCATCCCGGTGCTGTGCGAGGGCGAGCTGGAGCTGCTGACCGACGCGATGCCGGAAGGCACGCACGTCGTGCTGGCCGACCCGGAGAAGATCCGCGCCCGCGCGGCCGACCTGGTGCGTACCGGCCAGGAGTTCCTCGAAGCGTCGTGGATGTCCGCGGCCGGCGGCGGGCAGGCGCCGATCGACCTGGGCGCGTCGGCGTACCGCAACCTGGAAGAGGTCGCCAAGCACGCCGGCGAGACCGGCCGTCCGTGGTGGACGCTGTCACAGCTGACCAGCGAGGACGCCGATGTCATCCGGATCGGCGTGGAGGCCTCGCCCGCCTACCGCGGTGACCTGGAGCGCGCGGTCACCGACCTGCGGGCGCACCTGGCCGCGGACGGCACCGCGGTGCTCGTGGTGGCCGGGCACGGCACCGCCGCCCGGGCGGTGGAGCAGCTGTCCACCGCCGGGATTTCCGCGACCCACGCGGCGGACGGCCTGCTCGACCAGCCCGCGCCGGGCATCGTCACGGTCGCCTGCGGTGGTCTCGCCGAGGGGTTCGTCGCGCCCGAGCTGCGGCTGGTCGTGCTCACCGAAGCCGACCTGACCGGCCGCGGCGCCACCGCCGGCTCGGCGACGCGCGACCTGGGCACGAAGATGCCCTCCCGCCGCCGCAACGCGGTCGACCCGCTGGCGCTCAGGCCCGGCGACTACGTGGTGCACGACCAGCACGGCATCGGCCGGTTCGTGGAGATGGTGCAGCGCACCGTCGGCGGCGCCACCCGCGAGTACCTGGTGCTGGAGTACGCCTCGTCCAAGCGCGGTCACCCCGGCGACCGGTTGTACGTGCCGAGCGACCAGCTCGACGAGGTGTCCCGCTACGTCGGCGGCGAGCTGCCCACGCTGAACAAGCTGGGCGGCTCGGACTGGAAGAACACGAAGGCCAAGGCGCGCAAGGCGGTCAAGGAGATCGCGGCCGAGCTGGTGCAGCTCTACGCGGCCCGCCAGGCGTCGCCGGGGCACGCGTTCGGCGCGGACACGCCGTGGCAGCGGGAACTGGAGGACGCGTTCCCGTTCACCGAGACCAATGACCAGCTCGCCGCGATCGACGAGGTCAAGGCGGACATGGAGCGCGGCGTGCCGATGGACCGCGTCATCTGCGGTGACGTCGGCTACGGCAAGACCGAGATCGCCGTGCGCGCGGCGTTCAAGGCGGTGCAGGACGGCAAGCAGGTCGCGGTGCTGGTGCCGACCACCCTGCTGGCGCAGCAGCACCTCAACACGTTCGCCGGCCGGATGGCGTCGTTCCCGGTGACCATCAAGGGCCTGTCCCGGTTCACCGACAAGATCGAGGCGGAGGCGACGCTGGCCGGCCTCGCCGACGGCACCGTCGACATCGTGATCGGCACGCACCGCCTGCTGCAGACCGGCATCCGCTACAAGGACCTCGGCCTGGTCATCGTCGACGAGGAGCAGCGGTTCGGCGTCGAGCACAAGGAGCACATCAAGGCGCTGCGCACGCACGTCGACGTGCTGACCATGTCGGCCACGCCGATCCCGCGCACGCTGGAGATGTCGCTCGCCGGCATCCGTGAGATGTCCACGATCCTGACCCCGCCGGAGGACCGGCACCCGATCCTGACCTACGTCGGCGCGTACGACGACAAGCAGGTCGCCGCCGCCATCCGGCGCGAGCTGCTGCGCGACGGCCAGGTGTTCTACGTGCACAACCGGGTGTCCTCGATCGAGAAGGCGGCGCGCCGGATCCGCGAGCTGGTGCCCGAGGCGCGGGTGGTCACCGCGCACGGCCAGATGAACGAGGAGAAGCTCGAAAAGATCATCCAGGGCTTCTGGGAGCGCGAGTACGACGTGCTGGTCTGCACCACGATCGTGGAGACCGGCCTGGACATCTCGAACGCGAACACGCTGATCGTCGAGCGCGGCGATCTGCTCGGGCTTGCGCAGCTGCACCAGCTGCGCGGCCGCGTCGGGCGCGGGCGGGAGCGCGGCTACGCGTACTTCCTGTACCCGCCGGAGAACCCGCTGACCGAGACCGCGCACGACCGGCTCGCGACGATCGCGCAGAACACCGAGCTGGGCGCGGGCATGGCGGTCGCGATGAAGGACCTGGAGATCCGCGGCGCCGGGAACATCCTCGGCGCCGAGCAGTCCGGGCACATCGCGGGCGTCGGGTTCGACCTGTACGTGCGGCTGGTCGGCGAGGCGGTCGACGTGTTCCGCCGCAGCGCCGGCGAGGCGCCCGCCGAGGAGGAGGAGCTGCGCGAGGTCCGCGTCGATCTGCCGGTGGACGCGCACATCCCGCACGACTACGTCCCCGGCGAGCGGCTGCGCCTGGAGGCCTACCGCAAGATCGCGGCCGCCGTGGACGACGACGAGCTGCGCGCGGTCGAGGAGGAGCTGATCGACCGCTACGGCCAGCCGCCCGCTCCGGTGCAGCGGCTGCTCGCGGTGGCGCGGTTCCGGCACGTCTGCCGCTCGGCGGGCGTCACCGAGGTGTCCGCACAGGGCAACAACATCCGCTTCGCGCCGCTGGAGCTGATGGACTCGCAGATGGTGCGGCTGAAGCGGCTGTACCCGAAGGCGAACTACAAGGCCGCGATGCGGATGGTGACGGTGCCGAAGCCGACCGAAGGCCCGGCGGGCGGCCGCATGGGCGCGCCCGCGCTGCGTGACGACGCCTTGCTGGACTGGTGCACCAAGCTCCTGGTCAACTTGACCAAGAAACCCGCCCCCGTCGGTTAG
- a CDS encoding LLM class flavin-dependent oxidoreductase produces the protein MQIGLLLPAGQAQLAAGGSVTDIVDIAVRAERLGFDSVWAGDSLSRARVEPLTLLTAVAQATETVRLGTATLIPAYRHPAQAALTISSLDLVSGGRLIIGVGAGFPGRSEHEFDLVGVNFKTRFSYLDDTVTLWKQLWTGHPESFHGKVLHYDWLPEVPRPAQPGGPPVWLGGITPAALRRAGQLYDGWMPYPPDPADYASGLATIREQGRDVTPALFATVHLGGGTAALEEYCQTTYQAPLDWVGKIQVMITGGPDEVIAQLRRFAEAGARHILLRIAALDPRVIDDQLAGLAEILSPLRRTLEHESP, from the coding sequence ATGCAGATCGGACTACTCCTGCCCGCCGGGCAGGCCCAGCTCGCGGCCGGCGGCTCGGTCACCGACATCGTGGACATCGCCGTGCGCGCCGAGCGCCTCGGCTTCGACTCGGTCTGGGCGGGCGACTCGCTGTCGCGCGCCAGGGTCGAGCCGCTGACCCTGCTCACCGCCGTCGCGCAGGCCACCGAAACCGTGCGGCTCGGCACCGCGACCCTCATCCCCGCCTACCGCCACCCCGCGCAGGCCGCCCTCACGATCTCCTCCCTCGACCTCGTCTCCGGCGGGCGGCTGATCATCGGCGTCGGCGCCGGGTTCCCCGGCCGCAGCGAGCACGAGTTCGACCTGGTCGGCGTGAACTTCAAGACCCGCTTCTCGTACCTCGACGACACCGTGACGCTGTGGAAGCAGCTGTGGACCGGCCACCCGGAGTCCTTCCACGGCAAGGTCCTGCACTACGACTGGCTGCCCGAGGTGCCGCGCCCCGCCCAGCCCGGCGGCCCGCCGGTGTGGCTCGGCGGCATCACCCCGGCCGCGCTGCGCCGCGCCGGTCAGCTGTACGACGGCTGGATGCCGTACCCGCCCGACCCGGCCGACTACGCGAGCGGCCTGGCCACCATCCGTGAGCAGGGCCGCGACGTCACGCCCGCCCTCTTCGCGACCGTCCACCTCGGCGGGGGAACGGCGGCGCTGGAGGAGTACTGCCAGACCACCTACCAGGCGCCACTCGACTGGGTGGGAAAGATCCAGGTGATGATCACCGGCGGCCCGGACGAGGTGATCGCCCAGCTCAGGCGCTTCGCCGAGGCCGGCGCCCGGCACATCCTGCTGCGCATCGCGGCGCTCGATCCGCGGGTCATCGACGACCAGCTCGCGGGACTCGCCGAAATTTTGTCGCCCCTGCGACGTACCCTGGAACACGAGAGCCCCTGA
- a CDS encoding helix-turn-helix transcriptional regulator, translating to MTTAFGSALKDWRTRRRLSQLELALRAGTTQRHVSFMESGRSAPGRGMVVRVAESLQLPLRERNALLLSAGYAPTYPETDLSDPALRPVLDALERLLAGHEPYPAIVVDRFSDLVATNKAAEVLTEGAAPELLEPPVNVLRLALHPRGMAPRIGNFDDWARHVLERPRQEHAKAPHPRHAELLAELEGYLPGPPNLDADHLGFAVPLVLRTSRGEMRLLTAITTFATAVDVTVSELRLETAPPPRRPPAASASAPRRGTAPRTPPPPHTAGSAIRPGASGRT from the coding sequence GTGACGACGGCTTTCGGAAGTGCCCTCAAGGACTGGCGCACCCGGCGGCGCCTGTCCCAGCTCGAACTCGCCCTCCGCGCGGGCACCACCCAGCGGCACGTCAGCTTCATGGAGAGCGGCCGGTCGGCGCCGGGGCGCGGCATGGTCGTGCGCGTGGCCGAGTCGCTGCAGCTGCCGCTGCGCGAACGCAACGCGCTGCTGCTCAGCGCCGGGTACGCCCCGACCTACCCGGAGACCGACCTGTCCGATCCGGCGCTGCGGCCGGTGCTCGACGCGCTGGAGCGGCTCCTCGCCGGGCACGAGCCGTACCCGGCGATCGTGGTGGACCGGTTCAGCGACCTGGTCGCGACCAACAAGGCCGCCGAGGTCCTCACCGAGGGCGCCGCGCCCGAGCTGCTCGAACCGCCGGTCAACGTGCTGCGCCTGGCCCTGCACCCGCGCGGGATGGCGCCGCGCATCGGGAACTTCGACGACTGGGCGCGCCACGTGCTGGAGCGGCCGCGGCAGGAACACGCCAAGGCCCCGCACCCCCGCCACGCCGAACTGCTCGCCGAGCTGGAGGGCTACCTGCCCGGGCCGCCGAACCTGGACGCCGACCACCTCGGGTTCGCCGTGCCGCTCGTCCTGCGCACCTCGCGGGGCGAGATGCGGCTGCTCACCGCGATCACCACGTTCGCCACCGCGGTCGACGTGACGGTGTCGGAGCTGCGCCTGGAGACGGCACCGCCGCCGCGCCGGCCACCCGCGGCGTCAGCGTCCGCGCCCCGGCGAGGAACCGCGCCGCGAACACCGCCACCACCCCATACCGCAGGATCCGCGATTCGACCCGGCGCCAGCGGGCGGACCTGA
- a CDS encoding class I SAM-dependent methyltransferase, with protein MSITREFLRAPAHTGAIAASSRRLAAAMVAAIGVERAAHVVELGPGTGVFTEALLARLRPGARLTAVEVNPRLADALARRHEGVEVITGSAEHLARHVRTADVVVSGLPWALFPRARQERVLDQVGEVVAPGGRFATSAYPHAAWLPAARRFEAALARRFGFVGRSRVVWATCRPPACTERP; from the coding sequence ATGTCCATCACCAGGGAATTCCTCCGGGCCCCCGCGCACACCGGCGCGATCGCGGCCAGCTCCCGGCGCCTGGCGGCGGCCATGGTCGCCGCGATCGGCGTGGAACGGGCGGCGCACGTCGTCGAACTCGGGCCTGGCACCGGGGTGTTCACCGAAGCCCTGCTCGCCCGGCTGCGTCCCGGCGCGCGGCTGACGGCGGTCGAGGTCAATCCGCGGCTGGCTGATGCGCTCGCGCGGCGGCACGAGGGCGTCGAGGTGATCACCGGGTCGGCCGAGCACCTGGCCCGGCACGTGCGCACGGCGGACGTGGTCGTGTCCGGGTTGCCGTGGGCGCTGTTCCCGCGCGCCCGGCAGGAGCGCGTCCTCGACCAGGTCGGCGAGGTCGTCGCGCCGGGCGGGCGGTTCGCGACCTCCGCCTACCCGCACGCCGCGTGGCTGCCCGCCGCCAGGCGGTTCGAGGCCGCGCTGGCCCGGCGGTTCGGGTTCGTCGGCCGCAGCCGGGTGGTGTGGGCAACCTGCCGCCCGCCTGCGTGCACCGAGCGGCCGTGA
- a CDS encoding GNAT family N-acetyltransferase yields the protein MEITTWYLEQTDPAAIRPSAAPGEPVAITRAEVPSPEFNRFLYTTVGGDWQWTDRLGWDRQRWLDLLAQPGYETWVAYVRGTPAGFAELDGTKPGEVELAYFGLLPAFTGRGIGGHLLTVALRRAWDLPERRPGAEPIRRVWVHTCTLDGQPAALANYQRRGLTIYRTETRDQDPDFTGQPAQ from the coding sequence ATGGAGATCACCACCTGGTACCTGGAGCAGACGGACCCGGCCGCGATCCGGCCATCCGCCGCGCCGGGCGAGCCGGTCGCCATCACCCGCGCCGAGGTGCCGAGCCCGGAGTTCAACCGCTTCCTCTACACCACCGTCGGCGGCGACTGGCAGTGGACCGACCGCCTCGGCTGGGACCGCCAGCGGTGGCTGGACCTGCTGGCGCAGCCCGGCTACGAGACCTGGGTGGCGTACGTGCGCGGCACGCCGGCCGGGTTCGCCGAACTGGACGGCACCAAGCCGGGCGAGGTGGAACTGGCCTACTTCGGGCTGCTGCCCGCGTTCACCGGCCGCGGGATCGGCGGGCACCTGCTGACGGTGGCGCTGCGGCGGGCCTGGGACCTGCCGGAGCGCCGGCCGGGCGCGGAGCCGATCAGGCGGGTGTGGGTGCACACCTGCACGCTCGACGGGCAGCCCGCCGCGCTGGCCAACTACCAGCGGCGCGGCCTGACGATCTACCGCACCGAAACCCGCGATCAAGACCCGGACTTCACCGGACAACCGGCACAATGA